A region of Chitinophaga horti DNA encodes the following proteins:
- a CDS encoding iron-sulfur cluster-binding domain-containing protein: MDERYLQLRITAVKKETIDTFTYRFERTDGGPMEYKAGQFLTFIIFIHDTEYRRSYSLSSTPGVDERPAVTIKWRENGEVSRYIIKHWQIGDIVTSMAPSGRFTLDVTPHPPRDIFLLGAGSGITPLYGILRQVLRDEPGSKVTMIYSAKNEHHTPFHKELRALAAEHASRFTLLFFFSEPTEESEFTYRRIGNGLLEMLTPKHLAYDRKQAQFFICGPLEYMRMCIFTLTFMGFTEEQLHKENFTVNTQFLIQKAGTPIDSNPKQVVLTHAENTLELAVPGNQTILQTALNKGITLPFSCRGGVCGACTSRCTEGKVWMAANEVLTDKEVAEGLILTCVAYPVSETVKIEW, encoded by the coding sequence ATGGACGAACGCTATCTGCAGCTGCGTATTACCGCAGTGAAAAAGGAAACCATTGATACTTTCACTTATCGTTTCGAACGAACGGATGGTGGACCGATGGAATACAAAGCCGGCCAGTTCCTTACCTTCATCATTTTTATTCATGATACGGAATATCGCCGCTCGTACTCACTTAGCTCAACGCCGGGTGTGGACGAGCGGCCTGCCGTTACCATCAAGTGGCGCGAAAACGGGGAAGTATCGCGTTACATCATCAAACACTGGCAGATAGGCGATATAGTAACCAGCATGGCACCCTCGGGAAGGTTTACGCTGGATGTTACACCACATCCGCCGAGAGACATTTTCCTGTTAGGTGCCGGTAGCGGCATTACGCCATTGTATGGTATATTACGCCAGGTACTGCGTGATGAACCGGGTAGTAAGGTCACGATGATCTACAGTGCAAAGAACGAACATCATACCCCTTTTCATAAAGAGCTACGCGCACTGGCGGCCGAACATGCCAGCCGTTTCACACTCTTATTTTTCTTCAGCGAACCTACCGAGGAAAGTGAGTTTACCTATCGCCGCATCGGCAACGGTTTACTGGAAATGCTTACTCCCAAACACCTCGCTTATGATCGCAAACAGGCGCAGTTTTTCATCTGCGGACCGTTGGAGTATATGCGCATGTGCATTTTCACCCTCACCTTCATGGGCTTTACCGAGGAGCAATTGCATAAGGAAAACTTCACCGTCAACACCCAGTTCCTGATCCAGAAAGCGGGGACGCCGATTGATAGTAATCCTAAGCAAGTGGTGTTGACCCATGCGGAAAATACATTGGAACTGGCCGTTCCGGGCAACCAGACGATACTGCAAACGGCCCTTAACAAAGGAATAACATTGCCCTTTAGCTGCAGGGGCGGCGTATGTGGCGCATGCACTTCCAGGTGTACAGAAGGTAAAGTATGGATGGCCGCAAACGAAGTACTGACGGACAAAGAGGTGGCAGAAGGCCTCATACTCACGTGTGTGGCTTATCCTGTTTCGGAGACAGTTAAAATCGAATGGTAA